A part of Anabas testudineus chromosome 9, fAnaTes1.2, whole genome shotgun sequence genomic DNA contains:
- the prlrb gene encoding prolactin receptor b: protein MRRDLGLLLLSLLSVTVRCNSMSPPGKPVLLGCRSPEKETFTCWWEPGSDGGLPTTHRLFFERDNLEGIHECPDYHSAGRNSCFFDKSHTSIWVEYYVMVVASNVLGNATSDPFKMDVMEIVKPNTPENVTLLVEERENSPCLNVRWEPPHNTDTKSGWVTIKYELRVKQENSNQWKEYTSGTQTNFILYNISPGMIYTVQVRCRLDHGSWSDWSNSTCVKIPNYFQNEKPFWIMISIVTAVSFITAMCILITKRKYVRQYLLPPVPGPKIKGVDVQLLKAGRSEDVANALIINQNFPPMVALMDQIEEFIIVCDNDDGLLPGTPSLQKRKKSLIVPVGFHLEIQPEENNDQEDNFVKSNKSLSQESLSKMEPTQKQLCPSINFTSMDITDQSSSYCNSAAENITQPFGNSSYVDIQRQNNIVEVDGKQVDYSRVKEVKGDNILIIEREDVPGYMDILRREENITEDYSRVKEVHSDNTVVLQKQTASADSSFRENGNHDTDCANVKLRNAYVITPSKVGGCTDLSSGYVETVPTSPQMYSKVSLMQMIDVPGQAGLP, encoded by the exons ATGAGGAGAGATCTTGGGTTGTTGCTGCTTTCGCTGCTGTCTGTAACTGTGAGGTGCAACA GCATGTCTCCACCAGGGAAACCAGTCCTACTTGGCTGCAGGTCCCCTGAGAAGGAGACGTTTACCTGCTGGTGGGAGCCGGGCTCTGATGGAGGACTGCCGACCACACATCGGCTCTTCTTTGAAAGAGACAA TTTGGAGGGAATACACGAGTGTCCTGACTACCACTCGGCAGGGAGAAACTCCTGTTTCTTTGATAAGAGCCACACCTCCATCTGGGTTGAGTACTACGTGATGGTGGTGGCCTCTAATGTCCTTGGGAACGCCACTTCAGACCCCTTCAAGATGGACGTCATGGAAATTG TAAAGCCCAACACTCCTGAAAACGTTACGCTGCTGGTGGAAGAGAGGGAGAACAGCCCATGTCTGAATGTCAGATGGGAACCTCCCCACAACACAGACACCAAGTCTGGCTGGGTCAccattaaatatgaattaagagtaaaacaagaaaacagcaaCCAGTGGAAG GAATACACATCAGGTACACAAACCAATTTTATCCTGTACAACATCAGTCCTGGGATGATTTACACGGTGCAGGTGCGCTGTAGATTAGACCATGGCTCCTGGAGCGACTGGAGCAACTCCACCTGTGTAAAAATACCTAACT ATTTTCAGAACGAGAAACCATTCTGGATAATGATTTCCATCGTCACTGCAGTTTCATTTATAACAGCTATGTGCATTTTGATCACCAAGAGAAAATA TGTAAGGCAGTATCTTCTGCCCCCTGTTCCTGGTCCAAAGATAAAAGGAGTTGATGTTCAACTTCTCAAG GCTGGTCGATCTGAAGATGTTGCTAATGCCCTGATCATCAACCAGAATTTTCCTCCTATGGTGGCCTTGATGGATCAGATTGAGGAGTTCATAATCGTGTGTGATAATGATGATGGACTCCTGCCAGGCACGCCCAGtctccaaaaaagaaaaaaaagcttgatTGTTCCTGTTGGTTTCCACTTAGAAATCCAACCTGAAGAAAACAATGATCAAGAGGACAACTTTGTGAAAAGCAATAAGTCTCTCTCACAGGAGAGTTTATCTAAAATGGAGccaacacagaaacagctctGTCCAAGTATAAACTTTACAAGCATGGATATAACAGATCAGAGTTCATCATATTGCAACAGTGCAGCTGAGAACATCACCCAACCTTTCGGGAACAGCAGTTATGTGGATATTCAGAGACAAAACAATATTGTGGAGGTGGATGGGAAACAAGTGGATTACAGCAGAGTGAAAGAAGTGAAAGGTGACAATATTCTTATCATCGAAAGAGAAGATGTCCCGGGGTACATGGACATTCTGAGGCGAGAGGAGAACATAACAGAGGACTACAGCAGGGTGAAAGAGGTGCACAGTGACAATACGGTcgtcctgcagaaacaaactgcCTCAGCGGACTCTTCATTTAGGGAAAATGGTAACCACGACACAGACTGCGCCAATGTCAAGCTAAGAAATGCTTATGTTATTACGCCCAGTAAAGTGGGTGGGTGCACAGATCTCAGTAGCGGGTATGTAGAGACTGTACCTACATCAccacaaatgtacagtaaggTTTCTTTAATGCAAATGATAGATGTCCCTGGTCAGGCTGGATTACCGTGA